A single genomic interval of Canis lupus dingo isolate Sandy chromosome 6, ASM325472v2, whole genome shotgun sequence harbors:
- the NDE1 gene encoding nuclear distribution protein nudE homolog 1, whose product MEDSGKTFSSEEEEANYWKDLAMTYKQRAENTQEELREFQEGSREYEAELETQLQQIETRNRDLLSENNRLRMELETIKEKFETQHSEGYRQISALEDDLAQTKAIKDQLQKYIRELEQANDDLERAKRATIMSLEDFEQRLNQAIERNAFLESELDEKENLLESVQRLKDEARDLRQELAVQQKQEKPRTPMPSSVEAERTDTAVQATGSVPSTPIAHRGPSTSLNTPGTFRRGLDDSMGGTPLTPAARISALNIVGDLLRKVGALESKLASCRNFVYDQSPNRTSGPASGRGSKHRDGSERQPSSTGVPLGDKGLGKRLEFGKPPSNISSPSLPSAQGVVKMLL is encoded by the exons ATGGAAGACTCGGGAAAGACTTTCAGTTCTGAGGAGGAAGAAGCGAACTACTGGAAAGATCTGGCTATGACCTACAAGCAGAG GGCAGAGAACACGCAGGAGGAACTCCGAGAATTCCAGGAGGGAAGCCGCGAATATGAAGCTGAATTGGAGACGCAGCTGCAACAGATTGAAACCAGGAACAGGGACCTCCTGTCGGAGAATAACCGCCTTCGTATGGAGCTGGAAACCATCAAG GAGAAGTTTGAAACTCAGCACTCCGAAGGCTACCGGCAGATTTCAGCCTTGGAGGATGACCTTGCCCAGACCAAAGCAATTAAGGATCAACTTCAGAAATACATCAGAGAGCTGGAGCAAGCAAATGACGACTTGGAAAGAGCAAAACG ggCCACGATCATGTCTCTGGAAGACTTTGAGCAGCGTTTGAATCAAGCCATTGAAAGAAATGCCTTCCTGGAGAGTGAGCTTgatgagaaagagaatctccTAGAATCTGTTCAGCGACTGAAGGATGAAGCCAGAG ATTTGCGGCAGGAGTTGGCTGTGCAGCAGAAGCAGGAGAAGCCCCGGACCCCCATGCCTAGCTCGGTGGAAGCCGAAAGGACAGACACAGCTGTGCAGGCCACTGGCTCTGTACCATCCACTCCCATAGCTCATCGGGGACCCAGCACTAGCTTAAACACACCAGGGACGTTCAGACGCG GTCTGGACGACTCTATGGGTGGGACTCCCCTCACTCCTGCAGCACGGATATCGGCCCTCAACATTGTGGGAGACCTGCTTCGGAAAGTAGGG GCCCTGGAGTCCAAACTTGCGTCCTGCCGGAATTTTGTGTATGATCAGTCCCCAAATCGAACAAGTGGCCCAGCCTCCGGGCGGGGGAGCAAGCACAGAGATGGCAGTGAGAGACAGCCAAGCAGCACCGGCGTGCCTCTGGGTGATAAAGG GTTGGGAAAACGCCTGGAATTTGGGAAGCCGCCTTCAAATATTTCCTCACCGTcgctgccgtcagcccagggtgtagtcAAGATGTTGCTTTAG